One Methanolobus sp. WCC4 DNA segment encodes these proteins:
- a CDS encoding argininosuccinate synthase, whose product MTKKVVLAYSGGLDTSVCIPLIKEEYGYDEVVTVAVDVGQPEDDVKQATEKAQKISDKHFTLDVREEFVNDYIFPLIKANGDYEGYVMGTSIARPLIAKKVVEIAEQEGAVALAHGCTGKGNDQLRFEAVFRLTDMDVIAPMRDMNLTREWEIEYAKKHGIPVSVTSAKPWSVDENIWSRSIEGGKLEDPGFIPPEEIYQWTVSPEAAPEGQTLVIGFENGVPVSLDGEEMNGVDLIIKLNEIAGSHGVGRTDMIEDRVLGLKARENYEHPAATVLLTAHKDLEKLVLTRAELKFKKGVDDQWSELAYYGLVDEPLYADLNAFIDKTQERVTGTVTVKLHKGSVIILARTSPYALYSEDLVSFDSATIDQKDAEGFAKYHGFQARMYKKVIEK is encoded by the coding sequence ATGACAAAGAAAGTAGTACTTGCTTATTCAGGCGGACTTGACACCTCAGTGTGCATCCCGCTCATCAAAGAGGAATACGGCTACGATGAGGTTGTTACAGTTGCCGTTGATGTAGGACAGCCTGAGGATGATGTCAAACAGGCTACAGAGAAGGCACAGAAGATCAGTGACAAGCACTTCACCCTTGATGTGCGTGAGGAGTTCGTCAATGATTACATATTCCCGCTTATCAAGGCCAATGGTGACTATGAAGGATACGTCATGGGAACATCCATTGCACGTCCACTCATCGCCAAGAAGGTCGTTGAGATCGCCGAACAGGAAGGCGCTGTTGCACTTGCACACGGTTGTACCGGCAAAGGCAATGACCAGCTCCGTTTCGAGGCAGTTTTCCGTCTTACTGACATGGATGTTATCGCACCAATGAGGGACATGAACCTAACCCGTGAATGGGAGATCGAGTATGCTAAGAAACACGGCATACCAGTAAGTGTCACATCTGCAAAGCCATGGAGTGTTGACGAGAACATCTGGAGCCGCAGTATCGAGGGCGGTAAGCTCGAAGACCCCGGATTCATCCCACCTGAGGAGATCTACCAGTGGACAGTTTCCCCTGAAGCAGCACCAGAAGGCCAGACCCTTGTCATCGGCTTTGAGAACGGTGTCCCTGTCTCACTTGACGGCGAGGAGATGAACGGTGTTGACCTTATCATCAAGCTCAACGAGATCGCAGGTTCCCACGGTGTTGGCAGGACCGACATGATCGAGGACCGTGTCCTCGGACTCAAGGCACGTGAGAACTACGAGCACCCTGCAGCTACAGTACTCCTCACAGCCCACAAGGACCTCGAAAAGCTGGTTCTCACAAGGGCAGAGCTCAAGTTCAAGAAAGGTGTTGACGACCAGTGGTCAGAACTTGCCTACTACGGCCTCGTTGACGAACCACTCTACGCAGACCTCAACGCTTTCATAGACAAGACCCAGGAACGTGTCACCGGTACCGTTACCGTGAAGCTCCACAAGGGCAGCGTCATCATACTCGCAAGGACATCCCCGTATGCACTCTACTCAGAAGACCTCGTGTCCTTTGACAGTGCGACCATCGACCAGAAGGATGCCGAGGGCTTTGCAAAGTACCACGGCTTCCAGGCAAGGATGTATAAGAAGGTTATTGAAAAGTAA
- a CDS encoding tetratricopeptide repeat protein produces MGTCQDLLDKSYLFKSKEQYKEAFEFAISARDCAEKANDVKILSCALCMIGSILNIAGFNKEQVLEYYLQALSIQEKLAQEKSFYYKWVANTQNYLGSLLTDMGKEEEAKEIYERSLKLYETLLSANPENTMYQSLVVNILNVLGMLLIEMGREDEAEENYERAKKINPNILSADTEHMTYQSDVPLTLNTLGDLLSDMGRQEEAKINYERAIEIREILLSADPENPTYQSWIANTLNSLGALLNDMGRQEEAKNSYNRSLEIRESLLSDDPENTAYQSDVAMTLNNLGNLLKKTGKQKEAKKSYNRALELYEFLLFTDSKNIEYQSWVANTLYNFGNLLGDMGRPDEMKKSYERALKLYEALLSNDSKNTVYQLRVANALNNLGALFNEMEMPEEAKNKFDHALTLYEALLSTDPENTVYQLRVANALNNLGAPLSEMGRHEDAKNKFEQALKLYESLLSADPGNNMYRSDVAMTLNNLGFLLCEMGQQEEAKKKFNQALKLYEYLLSANPENTAHQSLVATILEKLENLST; encoded by the coding sequence ATGGGTACTTGTCAGGATTTACTGGACAAATCTTACTTATTCAAGTCAAAAGAACAATATAAAGAAGCGTTTGAATTTGCTATTTCTGCCAGAGATTGTGCCGAAAAAGCAAATGATGTTAAAATTTTATCATGTGCTCTATGTATGATTGGTTCCATCTTAAATATTGCAGGATTTAACAAAGAACAGGTTCTTGAATACTACCTGCAAGCTTTAAGTATTCAGGAGAAACTTGCTCAGGAAAAATCATTTTATTATAAATGGGTTGCTAATACTCAAAATTACCTCGGGAGCCTGCTCACTGATATGGGGAAGGAAGAGGAAGCAAAAGAAATCTACGAGCGATCTCTGAAACTATATGAGACTCTTCTGTCTGCTAATCCAGAAAATACAATGTACCAGTCATTGGTTGTTAACATTTTGAACGTTCTCGGAATGCTGCTCATCGAAATGGGGAGGGAAGATGAAGCAGAAGAAAACTACGAGCGTGCTAAAAAAATAAATCCAAATATTCTTTCTGCTGACACAGAACATATGACTTACCAGTCAGATGTACCTCTGACCCTGAACACACTTGGAGATTTGCTCAGTGACATGGGGAGGCAAGAGGAAGCAAAAATAAACTACGAGAGAGCTATAGAAATCAGAGAGATTCTTCTGTCTGCTGACCCAGAAAATCCGACATACCAGTCATGGATTGCTAACACTCTTAATAGCCTTGGTGCTCTGCTAAATGATATGGGGAGACAGGAGGAAGCGAAAAATAGCTACAATCGCTCTCTGGAAATCAGAGAGTCTCTTCTATCGGATGATCCGGAAAATACGGCGTACCAGTCAGACGTAGCTATGACCCTGAACAACCTTGGAAATCTGCTTAAAAAAACGGGGAAGCAAAAGGAAGCAAAAAAGAGCTACAATCGGGCTCTTGAATTATACGAGTTTCTTCTTTTTACTGACTCAAAAAACATTGAATACCAGTCATGGGTTGCTAACACCCTGTACAACTTCGGTAATCTGCTCGGTGATATGGGGAGACCGGATGAAATGAAAAAAAGCTACGAGCGTGCTCTTAAATTATACGAAGCTCTTCTGTCTAACGATTCCAAAAATACTGTATACCAATTACGGGTTGCTAATGCTCTGAACAACCTTGGTGCTTTGTTCAATGAGATGGAGATGCCGGAGGAAGCGAAAAACAAATTCGATCATGCTCTTACATTATACGAAGCTCTTTTGTCTACCGATCCCGAAAATACTGTATACCAATTACGGGTTGCTAATGCCCTGAACAATCTCGGTGCTCCGCTCAGTGAGATGGGACGGCATGAGGATGCGAAAAATAAATTCGAACAGGCTCTTAAGCTTTACGAATCTCTTCTATCTGCTGACCCCGGAAATAATATGTACCGGTCAGACGTAGCTATGACTCTGAACAATCTCGGTTTTCTGCTTTGTGAGATGGGGCAGCAAGAAGAAGCGAAAAAGAAATTCAATCAAGCTCTTAAACTCTATGAGTATCTTCTATCTGCTAATCCAGAAAATACTGCGCACCAGTCATTGGTTGCTACCATTCTGGAAAAACTCGAAAATCTGTCGACTTGA